The Afipia massiliensis genome has a segment encoding these proteins:
- a CDS encoding GNAT family N-acetyltransferase, translating into MALFRLPTTTAPALAPRGHGLLLRAPQMPDYPQWSELREISRTFLTPWEPIWPSDDLTRSGFRRRLRRYAEDIAEDRAYPFLVIREDDGALVGGVTLANVRRGIVQAGTLGYWIGQPHAGKGYMTAALRVLLPTLFGELNLHRVEAACIPTNQSSIRVLEKCGFAREGLARRYLCINGVWQDHCLYGLLDEDFRG; encoded by the coding sequence ATGGCCCTGTTTCGCTTGCCCACGACGACGGCTCCGGCGCTCGCCCCGCGCGGACACGGACTTCTGTTGCGCGCACCGCAAATGCCCGACTATCCGCAGTGGAGCGAACTGCGCGAGATCAGCCGGACGTTTCTCACGCCATGGGAGCCGATCTGGCCATCCGATGACCTGACCCGCTCGGGATTCCGCCGCCGGTTGCGGCGCTACGCCGAGGATATCGCCGAGGATAGGGCCTATCCCTTCTTGGTGATTCGCGAGGACGACGGAGCGCTGGTGGGCGGGGTCACGCTTGCCAATGTGCGGCGCGGGATCGTGCAGGCGGGGACCCTTGGATACTGGATCGGCCAGCCTCATGCGGGCAAGGGCTATATGACCGCGGCGCTCCGGGTGCTGCTGCCGACGCTGTTCGGCGAGCTCAACCTGCATCGCGTCGAGGCCGCCTGCATCCCGACCAATCAGTCCTCGATCCGGGTTCTCGAGAAATGCGGCTTTGCCCGCGAAGGGCTGGCACGGCGTTACCTCTGCATCAACGGGGTCTGGCAGGACCACTGCCTGTATGGCCTGCTGGATGAGGATTTCCGCGGTTAA